The Halobacterium sp. CBA1132 genome has a segment encoding these proteins:
- a CDS encoding peptidylprolyl isomerase, protein MTIATGDSVTLEYTGRTDDGTVFDTSREAVAEDAGLTDPEGEREYAPLTIDVGAQQVIEGMEEGLLGLEQGESTTIEVPPEKGYGEWSEEEVQSFETAELSEMLGGQTPDVGEYLEAQNGQVGEVVHAGDEEIRVDFNHELAGEKLAFDVEIVDVN, encoded by the coding sequence ATGACAATCGCTACCGGCGATTCTGTGACACTGGAGTACACCGGCCGAACGGACGACGGCACCGTCTTCGACACGTCGCGTGAAGCCGTCGCCGAGGACGCTGGGCTGACCGACCCCGAGGGCGAGCGCGAGTACGCGCCCCTGACAATCGACGTCGGCGCACAACAGGTCATCGAGGGCATGGAGGAGGGCCTGCTCGGTCTGGAGCAGGGCGAGTCGACGACCATCGAAGTCCCGCCGGAGAAGGGGTACGGCGAGTGGAGCGAGGAGGAAGTCCAGTCCTTCGAGACGGCGGAACTGAGCGAGATGCTCGGCGGGCAGACGCCCGACGTCGGCGAGTATCTGGAAGCCCAGAACGGGCAGGTCGGCGAAGTCGTCCACGCCGGCGACGAGGAGATTCGCGTGGACTTCAACCACGAACTTGCGGGCGAGAAACTGGCGTTCGACGTCGAAATCGTCGACGTCAACTGA
- a CDS encoding ABC transporter substrate-binding protein, with amino-acid sequence MVRDEHTDKIPTRRDFVKGGGALLGGGLLAGCLGGTDGGADPTDTTASSEVPTETSTNTTTSESYTVSMAPMGDVEFENAPESIFTRLTHLAGMAFALGRGNDVNAMHAPDYYDALWNQFTPRLDGVSLDWTGLYSSWEPSKEKLYELDSDVHLADPASVFALSGWNMDDIEEIRDNVSPWFGNQFSDSHGAPPEEWADQYEYYGLWEMFEKVAAVFQEQARYEALAEVRDDLLSTIDSGLPPGSERPAAVLIGASSLDSIYAYPLDNPGFLTSHITPLEPVSAFSEDVESTSTVGMEALREANPDVIFALGGMHPSTDIEEIRAGFRDDPVGQQIDAVENERIYAQGARYQGPILNLFQLEMTAKQLYPDAFGDWPTYTEGPYPEIPADERLFDRQRVSNVINGDY; translated from the coding sequence ATGGTCCGAGATGAACACACAGACAAGATTCCCACGCGCAGAGACTTCGTCAAGGGCGGCGGCGCACTCCTCGGCGGCGGCCTGCTCGCTGGCTGTCTCGGCGGGACCGACGGCGGAGCGGACCCGACCGACACTACCGCCTCGTCTGAAGTGCCGACTGAGACGTCGACGAACACGACCACGAGCGAGTCGTACACGGTCAGCATGGCACCGATGGGCGACGTCGAGTTCGAGAACGCGCCCGAGAGCATCTTCACGCGCCTCACGCACCTCGCGGGGATGGCGTTCGCGCTCGGCCGCGGCAACGACGTGAACGCGATGCACGCGCCCGACTACTACGACGCGCTCTGGAACCAGTTCACGCCCCGACTCGACGGCGTCTCGCTGGACTGGACGGGACTGTACTCCTCGTGGGAGCCGAGCAAAGAGAAACTGTACGAGTTGGACAGCGACGTCCACCTCGCAGACCCCGCGAGCGTGTTCGCACTCTCAGGCTGGAATATGGACGACATCGAGGAGATTCGCGACAACGTCTCCCCGTGGTTCGGGAACCAGTTCAGCGACTCGCACGGTGCGCCGCCCGAGGAGTGGGCCGACCAGTACGAGTACTACGGCCTCTGGGAGATGTTCGAGAAGGTCGCCGCAGTCTTCCAGGAGCAAGCCCGGTACGAGGCACTCGCCGAGGTTCGCGACGACCTCTTGAGTACCATCGACTCGGGGCTGCCACCCGGATCCGAACGTCCGGCCGCCGTGCTAATCGGTGCGAGCAGCCTGGACAGCATCTACGCCTACCCGCTCGACAACCCCGGGTTCCTGACCTCGCACATCACGCCACTGGAGCCGGTCAGCGCGTTCAGCGAGGACGTCGAATCGACCTCGACGGTCGGCATGGAAGCGCTCCGGGAGGCGAACCCGGACGTGATTTTCGCGCTCGGCGGGATGCATCCGTCGACCGACATCGAGGAGATTCGCGCCGGCTTCCGCGACGACCCGGTGGGCCAGCAGATCGACGCCGTCGAGAACGAGCGCATCTACGCGCAGGGCGCGCGCTATCAGGGCCCGATTCTGAATCTGTTCCAGCTGGAGATGACCGCTAAGCAGCTCTACCCCGACGCGTTCGGCGACTGGCCGACGTACACGGAGGGGCCGTATCCCGAGATTCCCGCCGACGAACGACTCTTCGACCGGCAGCGAGTCAGCAACGTCATCAACGGGGACTACTGA
- a CDS encoding ABC transporter permease, which translates to MSPPDILRQYPSALMAWRNLGRNRVRTALAALGIVIGVVAIASLGMAGAALQYQATENLGGLADEVTVTAGEDNPDGLTETHVRKIRQVSTDATVIPIKGDRTTVAANGEEVVAGVTGVTQASALYDAGEGEVPSRLESGAVVSSNLASELGLDVGDPVEYGGQLYRIRGVIQSSGGFGGGSNTLVLPVSALADQPTYSRVTLITDGGDAARELAAAVDARLNEREQVVSATTSAAALEQINSFLNTLNLALLGIGSISLVVASVAILNVMLMSTIERRGEIGVLRAVGIRRSEVLRMLLTEAGFLGLVGGLSGAVVSMGVGFVIFEALVGDPMAALAWSSSRYLVYGVGFALVASLLSGLYPAWKAANERPVESLRG; encoded by the coding sequence GTGAGCCCGCCGGACATCCTCCGCCAGTACCCGAGCGCGCTGATGGCGTGGCGGAACCTCGGCCGCAACCGCGTCCGCACGGCGCTGGCCGCGCTCGGCATCGTCATCGGCGTCGTCGCCATCGCGTCGCTGGGGATGGCCGGCGCCGCCCTCCAGTATCAGGCGACCGAGAACCTCGGCGGGCTCGCGGACGAAGTCACGGTCACCGCCGGCGAAGACAACCCGGACGGCCTGACCGAGACGCACGTCCGGAAGATTCGGCAGGTGTCCACGGACGCCACCGTCATCCCCATCAAGGGCGACCGGACGACAGTCGCGGCGAACGGCGAGGAGGTGGTCGCGGGCGTCACCGGGGTGACGCAGGCGAGCGCCCTCTACGACGCCGGCGAGGGTGAGGTGCCGTCCCGCCTCGAATCCGGCGCGGTCGTCAGCAGCAACCTCGCCAGCGAACTCGGCCTCGACGTCGGCGACCCCGTCGAGTACGGCGGGCAACTGTACCGGATTCGCGGCGTCATCCAGTCCTCGGGCGGCTTCGGCGGCGGGAGCAACACGCTCGTGCTGCCGGTGTCCGCGCTCGCGGACCAGCCCACGTACAGTCGCGTCACCCTGATTACCGACGGCGGCGACGCCGCCCGAGAGCTAGCGGCGGCCGTCGACGCCCGCCTCAACGAGCGCGAACAGGTCGTCAGCGCCACGACGTCCGCGGCCGCGCTCGAACAGATAAACTCCTTCTTGAACACGCTGAACCTCGCGCTGCTGGGCATCGGCTCCATCTCGCTGGTCGTCGCCAGCGTCGCGATTCTGAACGTCATGCTGATGAGCACCATCGAGCGCCGCGGCGAAATCGGCGTCCTGCGTGCGGTCGGCATCCGCCGCAGCGAGGTGCTGCGCATGCTCCTCACGGAGGCGGGCTTCCTCGGATTGGTCGGCGGCCTCTCGGGAGCGGTCGTCTCGATGGGCGTCGGCTTCGTCATCTTCGAGGCGTTGGTCGGGGACCCGATGGCCGCGCTCGCGTGGAGTAGCTCCCGGTATCTCGTCTACGGCGTCGGCTTCGCGCTCGTGGCGAGCCTCCTCAGCGGCCTCTACCCGGCGTGGAAGGCGGCCAACGAGCGGCCGGTCGAGTCCCTCCGCGGATAG
- a CDS encoding archaea-specific SMC-related protein codes for MASNQSVERDVRVHARNVGGIDEAEVSLPPGVTVLTGRNATNRTSFLQAIMAGLGSERATLKGDTEEGEVELHVGDETYTRTLTRSGDTVVYGGDPYLDDPTVADQFAFLLENTEVRRAVARGDDLREIIMDPVDTDEIEAEIRDLENEKRDLDDEIQELERIENELPELEAEKQRLESDLEDAREELAEVEAEIEEKDVSLEQSRSQKEAIEDAFETLREAQSDLEDVEFELETERQTLEDLQNERDELEADLEDVDEHDENPDRLAGRIDELRERKRALDDTISQLGSVISFNEEMLDGEGLDLDELGDDADGDSDPTQQLLGDTENVVCWTCGSEVERDHIEGTVDHLRELRAEKLDERSDIDAEIDDLSATRSEIQQSQRERERTERRLSEVENEIESTERRIESLEDSLEEQREEVERLEAETEDAGTDGDYDEVLDLHRESNGIELRIERTESDLEDVEAEIAECEETLGERDELVARREDIEDELTDLRTKVDRIESEAVEEFNDHMESVLAVLEYDNIERIWVERREREVREGRRKVEQTTFDLHVIRATDDGASYRDTIDHLSESEREVTGLVFALAGYLVHEVYEDVPFMVLDSLEAIDSDRIARVVDYFSDYADHLTVALLPEDAQALSEDYTYVEQID; via the coding sequence ATGGCATCAAATCAGTCAGTCGAACGTGACGTGCGTGTTCACGCTCGCAACGTCGGCGGCATCGACGAGGCGGAGGTTTCGCTGCCGCCCGGAGTGACCGTGCTCACCGGCCGGAACGCCACCAACCGAACGTCGTTCCTGCAGGCGATTATGGCGGGCCTCGGCAGCGAACGCGCGACGCTGAAAGGCGACACCGAAGAGGGCGAAGTCGAACTCCACGTCGGCGACGAGACGTACACTCGGACGCTCACTCGCAGCGGCGACACCGTTGTCTACGGCGGCGACCCGTACCTCGACGACCCCACTGTCGCCGACCAGTTCGCGTTCCTCCTGGAGAACACGGAAGTCCGGCGCGCAGTCGCTCGGGGCGACGACCTCCGCGAAATCATCATGGACCCCGTCGACACCGACGAAATCGAAGCCGAGATTCGGGACCTCGAGAACGAGAAGCGCGACCTCGACGACGAGATTCAGGAGTTAGAGCGCATCGAGAACGAACTGCCGGAGTTGGAGGCCGAGAAGCAGCGCCTCGAATCCGATCTCGAGGACGCCCGCGAGGAACTCGCGGAGGTCGAAGCGGAGATCGAGGAGAAGGATGTCAGCCTCGAACAGAGCCGTTCGCAGAAGGAAGCCATCGAGGACGCCTTCGAGACGCTTCGGGAGGCCCAATCCGACCTCGAAGACGTCGAGTTCGAACTCGAGACGGAGCGACAGACCCTCGAAGACCTCCAAAACGAACGCGACGAACTCGAAGCCGACCTCGAAGACGTCGACGAGCACGACGAGAACCCCGACCGCCTCGCCGGCCGCATCGACGAACTCCGCGAGCGCAAGCGCGCGCTCGACGACACCATCAGCCAACTCGGCAGCGTCATCAGTTTCAACGAGGAGATGCTCGACGGCGAAGGCCTGGACCTCGACGAGCTCGGTGACGACGCGGACGGCGACAGCGACCCCACCCAACAGCTGCTGGGCGACACGGAGAACGTCGTCTGCTGGACGTGTGGCTCGGAGGTCGAACGGGACCACATCGAGGGGACCGTCGACCACCTCCGGGAGCTGCGCGCGGAGAAACTCGACGAGCGAAGCGACATCGACGCCGAAATCGACGACCTCTCGGCGACGCGCTCGGAGATTCAACAGTCCCAGCGCGAGCGCGAACGCACCGAGCGACGCCTCTCGGAGGTCGAGAACGAAATCGAGTCCACCGAGCGACGCATCGAGTCCCTCGAAGACTCCCTGGAGGAACAACGCGAGGAAGTCGAGCGCCTCGAAGCGGAGACCGAGGACGCGGGCACGGACGGCGACTACGACGAGGTGCTGGACCTCCACCGCGAGTCCAACGGAATCGAGTTGCGCATCGAGCGCACGGAGAGCGACCTCGAAGACGTCGAGGCCGAAATTGCGGAGTGCGAGGAGACGCTCGGCGAGCGCGACGAACTGGTCGCTCGGCGCGAGGACATCGAGGACGAACTCACCGACCTGCGGACGAAAGTCGACCGCATCGAGAGCGAGGCCGTCGAGGAGTTCAACGACCACATGGAATCCGTGCTCGCGGTGCTGGAGTACGACAACATCGAACGCATCTGGGTGGAGCGCCGCGAGCGCGAGGTCCGCGAGGGCCGCCGGAAGGTCGAGCAGACGACGTTCGACCTCCACGTCATCCGCGCCACCGACGACGGCGCGTCCTACCGGGACACCATCGACCACCTCTCGGAGAGCGAGCGCGAAGTGACCGGACTGGTGTTCGCGCTGGCTGGCTACCTCGTCCACGAGGTGTACGAGGACGTCCCGTTCATGGTGCTGGACTCCCTGGAAGCCATCGACTCCGACCGCATCGCGCGCGTCGTGGACTACTTCAGCGACTACGCCGACCACCTCACCGTCGCCCTCCTCCCCGAGGACGCCCAAGCGCTCTCCGAGGACTACACCTACGTCGAGCAAATCGACTGA
- the rdfA gene encoding rod-determining factor RdfA → MTESSRPNSKVARVIEAYDIGGMGEQLEVAWTGEHGERTSLRDLADEFNRAVLDEAIRRSDGAVPETDVQSAYQTLTGDDVSSADRMRKQRELEAMGVDVDDVQSDFVTHQAVHTYLTEYREAELPDQSGDPDQKADVIERLQGRTTAVTESTIESLTGSGDLSDHDYDVIVDVRVICGDCGTGYAAGELLRQGGCDCDAPERDNT, encoded by the coding sequence ATGACAGAGTCGTCACGGCCCAACAGCAAGGTCGCACGCGTCATCGAGGCGTACGATATCGGCGGCATGGGGGAGCAACTGGAAGTCGCGTGGACGGGCGAACACGGCGAGCGGACGAGCCTGCGGGACCTCGCCGACGAGTTCAACCGCGCGGTACTGGACGAGGCCATCCGGCGTTCGGACGGCGCAGTCCCCGAGACGGACGTACAGAGCGCCTACCAGACGCTCACGGGGGACGACGTCTCCAGCGCCGACCGCATGCGCAAACAGCGCGAACTCGAAGCCATGGGTGTTGACGTCGACGACGTCCAGTCGGACTTCGTCACGCACCAAGCGGTCCACACGTACCTCACCGAGTACCGCGAAGCCGAACTCCCCGACCAGTCCGGCGACCCCGACCAGAAGGCCGACGTTATCGAGCGTCTGCAGGGCCGGACGACGGCGGTCACGGAATCCACCATCGAGAGTCTGACGGGCAGCGGCGACCTCAGCGACCACGACTACGACGTCATCGTCGACGTGCGCGTCATCTGCGGGGACTGCGGCACGGGCTACGCGGCCGGAGAGCTACTCCGGCAGGGCGGCTGTGACTGCGACGCCCCGGAACGTGACAACACTTAA
- a CDS encoding Lrp/AsnC family transcriptional regulator, with protein sequence MSSREKILPLLRENARYSTEDLARQTGLDVEEVEATIHELESDGVVHGYRAIVDRNQIEPERVRASVELNVTLDRETGYDDIAQRLAKFPEVEGLRLVSGDYDFAMDVEGDSMREVSNFISEQVAPVPEITQTVTHYIMETYKEGGVEFEDGDDDDRLSVSP encoded by the coding sequence ATGAGCAGTCGCGAGAAAATCCTCCCGTTGTTGCGCGAGAACGCGCGCTACTCCACCGAAGACCTGGCTCGACAGACCGGCCTCGACGTCGAGGAGGTCGAAGCCACCATCCACGAGTTGGAGAGCGACGGCGTCGTGCACGGCTATCGCGCCATTGTCGACCGGAACCAGATCGAACCCGAGCGCGTGCGGGCGTCCGTGGAGTTGAACGTCACGCTCGACCGCGAGACCGGCTACGACGACATCGCCCAGCGCCTCGCGAAGTTCCCCGAAGTCGAGGGGCTGCGACTGGTCAGCGGCGACTACGACTTCGCGATGGACGTCGAGGGCGACTCGATGCGAGAGGTGTCGAACTTCATCAGCGAGCAGGTCGCGCCCGTCCCCGAGATCACGCAGACGGTCACCCACTACATCATGGAGACGTACAAGGAGGGTGGCGTGGAGTTCGAGGACGGCGACGACGACGACCGGCTCTCGGTCTCGCCATGA
- a CDS encoding ABC transporter ATP-binding protein, whose amino-acid sequence MFENTNFVSTSTDGEQVSTEDGTSDLLAGERGAGQLAGKDLVIGYPGTETPVIDGETVEVEPGSVTALIGPNGSGKSTLLKTLAKQLDADAGSVLVDGSDIHSLAPKEMAKKLGLLSQESASPNSLTVEDLVYHGRHPHRGFFEQVTEADQAAVNRAMELAGVGHLRTRELGSLSGGQKQLAWIAMILAQETDILLLDEPTTFLDPHHQLEVLEIVEKLHDESDITVVLVLHDIEQAARYADRVIALRDGAIQARGTPEDVVTEELLADVFRIEATVEAGTHGPKVSMESPLHDDE is encoded by the coding sequence ATGTTCGAGAACACGAACTTCGTGTCCACGTCGACGGACGGTGAACAGGTGTCCACCGAAGACGGTACTTCGGACTTGCTCGCGGGCGAGCGCGGTGCGGGCCAGCTCGCAGGGAAGGACCTCGTCATCGGCTATCCGGGGACGGAAACGCCAGTCATCGACGGCGAAACGGTCGAGGTCGAGCCGGGGTCGGTGACCGCGCTCATCGGCCCGAACGGCAGTGGGAAGTCGACGCTGCTGAAAACCCTCGCCAAGCAACTGGACGCGGACGCCGGCTCCGTGCTCGTCGACGGTAGCGACATCCACTCGCTGGCGCCCAAGGAGATGGCGAAGAAGCTGGGGTTGCTCTCCCAGGAGAGCGCGTCCCCGAACAGTCTGACCGTCGAGGACCTCGTCTACCACGGCCGGCATCCCCACCGCGGATTCTTCGAGCAGGTGACGGAAGCCGACCAAGCCGCGGTGAATCGCGCGATGGAGCTCGCTGGCGTCGGCCACCTGCGGACGCGCGAGCTGGGGAGTCTCAGCGGCGGCCAGAAGCAGTTAGCGTGGATTGCGATGATTCTCGCCCAGGAGACGGACATTCTGTTGCTCGACGAGCCGACGACGTTCCTCGACCCCCACCACCAACTGGAGGTGCTGGAAATCGTCGAGAAGCTCCACGACGAGAGCGACATCACGGTCGTCCTCGTCCTCCACGACATCGAGCAGGCCGCGCGGTACGCCGACCGCGTCATCGCGCTCCGCGACGGCGCGATTCAGGCGCGGGGGACTCCCGAGGACGTCGTGACCGAGGAGCTGCTGGCCGACGTGTTCCGCATCGAGGCGACGGTCGAGGCGGGAACGCACGGGCCGAAGGTGTCGATGGAGAGCCCCCTCCACGACGACGAGTAA
- a CDS encoding NADP-dependent oxidoreductase, translating to MRDSNREWVFAERPEGEPDMDSFELREGDVPSPKHGELLVRVQYLSVDPYMRGRMRDAESYAEPWDVGDAMAGAVVGEVVESESDTYDAGDLVTGNGTWADYTVLDADEVAPVDPSVADLPAYLGVLGMPGRTAYFGLLDVGEPKPGDTVVVSGAAGAVGSVVGQIAKFNGCRVVGFAGSDEKVDWLTDDLGFDAAINYKDVEDYRGALDEAAPDGVDVYFDNVGGPITDAVFTKLNLDARVAVCGQIAHYNDEGVPTGPRKLPQLIAARAKVQGLLVGDYATRFGEASEQLGEWVATGELAHRETIVDGLENAPDAFLGLFSGDNIGKQVVAVAEE from the coding sequence ATGCGAGACTCCAACCGCGAGTGGGTGTTCGCCGAACGCCCCGAGGGGGAACCGGACATGGACAGCTTCGAACTCCGCGAGGGCGACGTGCCGAGTCCGAAGCACGGCGAACTGCTCGTCCGCGTGCAGTATCTCTCCGTCGACCCCTACATGCGGGGCCGGATGCGCGACGCCGAGTCGTACGCCGAACCGTGGGACGTCGGCGACGCGATGGCGGGCGCCGTGGTCGGCGAAGTCGTCGAGAGCGAGAGCGACACCTACGACGCCGGCGACCTCGTGACCGGGAACGGAACGTGGGCGGACTACACCGTCCTCGACGCCGACGAAGTCGCGCCCGTCGACCCCTCGGTCGCCGACCTGCCCGCGTACCTCGGCGTGCTCGGGATGCCCGGGCGGACGGCGTACTTCGGGCTGCTCGACGTCGGCGAACCCAAGCCCGGCGACACGGTCGTCGTCTCCGGCGCGGCGGGCGCGGTCGGCTCCGTTGTCGGCCAAATTGCGAAGTTCAACGGCTGTCGGGTCGTCGGGTTCGCCGGCAGCGACGAGAAGGTTGACTGGCTCACGGACGACCTCGGGTTCGACGCCGCGATCAACTACAAGGACGTCGAGGACTACCGCGGTGCCCTCGACGAGGCCGCCCCCGACGGCGTGGACGTCTACTTCGACAACGTCGGCGGCCCGATTACGGACGCCGTGTTCACGAAACTGAACCTCGACGCCCGCGTCGCGGTCTGCGGGCAGATTGCCCACTACAACGACGAGGGCGTGCCGACCGGCCCGCGGAAGCTCCCGCAGCTCATCGCGGCGCGCGCGAAAGTCCAGGGCCTGCTCGTCGGCGACTACGCGACGCGGTTCGGCGAAGCCAGCGAGCAACTCGGCGAGTGGGTCGCCACCGGCGAACTCGCCCACCGCGAGACTATCGTCGACGGCCTCGAAAACGCGCCCGACGCGTTCCTCGGGCTGTTCTCCGGCGACAACATCGGCAAGCAAGTCGTCGCCGTCGCCGAGGAATAG
- a CDS encoding pyridoxal phosphate-dependent aminotransferase: MSFEESERLETVPPSGIRRYFELAEEQDDIISLGVGEPDFAPPWAARDAAIESLERGKTSYTPNRGLRELREEIVAHVHDRYDLDYDADEEVLVTAGASEAVDLAFRAFHDPGDTVAVVQPSYLSYVPAARLAGADVVDVQTRREDEFKLTREVLEASGAAEADTLVLCYPNNPTGATMTREELEPVAEFVREHDLRVFADEIYAALSYEHDHTSIATLPGMRERTVVFNGFSKAYAMTGLRLGYALAPPEAIESMNRIHQYTMLSAPTTAQHAAIEALRNCEDDVAEMREQYDRRRNFVLSRFEEMGIDCFPASGAFYVFPECPWDDSEAFAEALIEEQGVAVVPGGVFGNGGESHLRVTYATGLDDLKEALARIEQFID; encoded by the coding sequence ATGAGTTTCGAGGAGTCCGAGCGCCTCGAAACCGTCCCGCCGAGCGGCATCCGGCGGTACTTCGAACTCGCCGAGGAGCAGGACGACATCATCTCGCTTGGCGTCGGCGAACCCGACTTCGCGCCGCCGTGGGCGGCCCGCGACGCGGCCATCGAGTCACTCGAACGCGGGAAGACGTCGTACACGCCCAACCGCGGGCTGCGGGAACTTCGCGAGGAAATCGTCGCGCACGTCCACGACCGCTACGACCTCGACTACGACGCCGACGAGGAGGTGCTCGTGACGGCGGGCGCCAGCGAGGCCGTCGACTTGGCGTTCCGCGCGTTCCACGACCCCGGCGATACCGTCGCGGTCGTGCAGCCGTCGTACCTCTCGTACGTGCCGGCGGCGCGACTCGCCGGCGCGGACGTCGTCGACGTGCAGACGCGCCGCGAGGACGAGTTCAAACTCACCCGGGAAGTCCTCGAAGCATCGGGCGCCGCGGAGGCGGACACGCTCGTGCTATGCTACCCGAACAATCCGACCGGCGCGACGATGACCCGGGAGGAACTGGAGCCGGTCGCGGAGTTCGTCCGCGAGCACGACCTGCGCGTGTTCGCCGACGAAATCTACGCGGCGCTGTCCTACGAGCACGACCACACCTCGATTGCGACGCTGCCGGGGATGCGCGAGCGTACCGTCGTCTTCAACGGCTTCTCGAAGGCGTACGCGATGACGGGGCTGCGGCTCGGGTACGCGCTCGCGCCGCCGGAAGCCATCGAGTCGATGAATCGAATCCACCAGTACACGATGCTCTCGGCGCCGACAACGGCCCAGCACGCCGCCATCGAGGCGCTGCGCAACTGCGAGGACGACGTCGCGGAGATGCGCGAGCAGTACGACCGCCGCCGGAACTTCGTGCTCTCGCGCTTCGAGGAGATGGGCATCGACTGCTTCCCGGCGTCGGGCGCGTTCTACGTGTTCCCCGAGTGCCCGTGGGACGACAGCGAGGCGTTCGCGGAAGCGCTCATCGAAGAACAGGGCGTCGCCGTCGTCCCCGGTGGCGTCTTCGGCAACGGCGGCGAGAGCCACCTCCGGGTCACCTACGCCACGGGATTGGACGACCTCAAGGAAGCGCTCGCGCGCATCGAACAGTTCATCGACTGA
- a CDS encoding ABC transporter ATP-binding protein yields the protein MSVVELEDVVKRYDSGGETVEALKGVSIHVDRGEMVTVIGPSGSGKSTMMNLIGLLDTPTEGTVRIEGEDVTDYTSDQLTEKRRSSIGFVFQAFHLLPMLTAVENVELPSMWDTSVDRHDRAIDLLERVGLGDRLEHTPDQLSGGQRQRVAIARALINEPDLLIADEPTGNLDQDTGGKILDELTRLKEVENIAIVSVTHDEQLEAYADRVVRLVDGVIQ from the coding sequence ATGAGCGTCGTCGAACTCGAAGACGTCGTGAAGCGCTACGACAGCGGCGGTGAGACCGTCGAAGCGCTGAAGGGTGTCAGCATCCACGTCGACCGCGGCGAGATGGTCACGGTCATCGGCCCGTCGGGGTCGGGCAAGTCCACGATGATGAACCTCATCGGGCTGCTGGACACGCCCACCGAGGGGACGGTCCGCATCGAGGGCGAGGACGTCACCGACTACACCAGCGACCAACTCACCGAGAAGCGCCGGTCGAGCATCGGCTTCGTGTTTCAGGCCTTCCACCTGCTGCCGATGCTCACCGCCGTCGAGAACGTCGAACTCCCCTCGATGTGGGACACTTCGGTGGACCGCCACGACCGCGCAATCGACTTGCTCGAACGCGTCGGCCTCGGGGACCGCCTCGAACACACCCCCGACCAGCTCTCCGGCGGGCAGCGCCAGCGGGTCGCCATCGCGCGGGCGCTCATCAACGAACCGGACCTCCTCATCGCCGACGAACCCACGGGGAACCTCGACCAGGACACCGGCGGGAAGATTCTCGACGAACTCACCCGGTTGAAGGAGGTCGAGAACATCGCCATCGTCTCGGTCACCCACGACGAGCAACTGGAGGCGTACGCCGACCGCGTCGTCCGCCTCGTGGACGGAGTGATACAGTGA